In Candidatus Manganitrophus noduliformans, the genomic stretch CTCCGAAGAAAGAGCGGCGTGAGTTGCATCCGATAGAACAGGAGAGAATCATGAAGATGATTTCAGAAAAAGTTCGAAACAGGGGGGAGGCCCGGGGATTCCTGGGCCTCTCCGATTCAACCTTGGCGCAGGTTCGTTACTGGGCCGGGAGGGGGGTAGGAAGCGCAGGGCGGATACGTTTATCCTTTCTGTGGGTCTTTGTCGTCCTCTTTCCAGCGATAAGGCAAAAAGAGGGTAAAGGTTGCTCCCTTGTCCAATTCACTTTCGACGCCGATCCGGCCGTTCAACAGGCCGGTCAATTCTTTCACGATCGCCAATCCGAGCCCCGTCCCCCCGAATTTTCGCGTGGAGGTCGCGTCGGCCTGATGAAAGGCGTCGAAGATCCTGGCGAGCTCGTCCGGCGGAATGCCGATGCCGGTATCCTGGACGGCGATTTCGATCCCTTCCTCCTCCGGCTTCTCCGTCGCCAGAAGGATGATCTCTCCCTTCTCGGTGAATTTAATCGCATTCGAGATCAGGTTGACGAAGATCTGCTTCAGCTTATTCGGATCGGATTCGATCTCTGGAAGCGGCGTCATCCGATATACGACTGAAAGCGACTTTTCGTCGATCAGCGGCTGCATCCCGGAGACGATCTCCTCCAGCAGGGGGACCAAGTCGATCTTCTCTAGATCGACCGGCATCTTTCCCGATTCGATTTTCGACAGATCGAGAAGATTGTTGATGAGATTAAGAAGCTCCTTCCCGTTTTTAAGGACCCCCTCCACCGGCTGTTTTTGATCATCGATGAGCGCGCCGAACGTTTCGTCCCGCAGAAGGCTCGAATAACCGATGATGGCGTTCAGCGGGGTTCGGAGTTCATGCGAGACGTTCGACACAAACTCCGACTTGACGCGGCTGGCTTCCCGCGCCTCGGCTTCGGCGCGTTTCCGGTCGTCGATGTCGGTGCAGGTGCCGAACCATCGGATGATCCGGCCGCTCGCGTCCTTTAATGGAAGCCCCCGGGAGAGATACCATCGGTATCCGCCGAACGGGCTTTGAAGGCGGAACTCGACTTCATGGGGGGTTCCGGTCAGAATGGCCGCTCTCCATCGATCCCGTGTCCTCTGCCGGTCGTCGGGATGGATCGCTTTAAGCCCGCCCGACCCGAGCGTCTCTTCCGCCGTCAAGCCGGTCGCCTCGTACCATCTCTGATTGCACCAATCGACCCGCCCTTCCGGCGTGGAGGTCCAGACCAGTTGTGGCATCACCTCGGCCAGGAGCCGGTATTGCCGCTCGCTCTCTTCCGCTTTCTTTTGCTCCTGCTCCGCCGTTTCGATCAGCCGCGCCTTATCGATGGCGATCGCCGCATGGGAGGCGATGCTGAGAAGGAGACGTTCGTGTCTCTCCGTAAAGCGGCCGGGGGCGCTGTGCCCGAAGAAGAGGCCGCCGAGGACGGTCCCGGAACGGGAGAGGACCGGAACGGCGAGATAACTTTTGACCGGCAGATGCCCTTCCGGCATGCCGGCGTAAGGGGCATTCTTCCCGTAGCGGGGGTCTTTCGTGACATCGTCGAGCCGAACCACCCCTTCGCCGCGAAAGGTCGGGCCGAAGACGGCGGTGTTTCGCGGCATCGGAAATTTGGCGAAGGCCTCTCGCGGGACGCCGGAGAGGGTGTAGAGCGTGTATGTCTCCCCCTTTACGTCGATGAGGTTGTAGAAGAAGGCGCCGAACGCCGCCCCGCTGAGCTTGGTTCCGGCGTCGGTGACGATCTGAACCAGTTTTTGCAGATCCGTCTCCGCCGACAGACTGATCGCCACCCGGTTCAGCGTTTCCAATTCGGCTGCGTTCCGATCGGCCGCCGCGCGCGCCTTCACCTGAGAGCGGGTGATGCCGAAGAGGGTGAAGCTGACGATCGATCCGACGATGAAAATAGGGAGGGCCACCCCTCTGTTTGAGCCGAGGTCGAACGCAGGACGCGTCGTAAAGAGCAGCGTCCAGGTCTGTCCCCACACATTCAGGCGGGTGGTCGTACTGTAGCGGGGGCGGCGTTCGTCCGGATCGGCTTCGCGGGAGCGGTAGAGGCGGTTTTCCGGGCGCGGCTCCGGACCGTCGAAGACCTCGAAGTCGACCCGCGGGCGGGTCTCCCCGCCGAAAATGCCGACCAGCAGATCCCCGGCGCGAAACGGGCTGTAAACAAAACCGTTCAGCGCCGCTCTCCGTTGATTGATCGTCTCCGGGGCGGCTCCCGGCTCATAGATCGGAAGATAGATCAAAAAGCCGGCCTGTTTTTCGGAATCGATTTCCTGAACCAGGGTCACTTTTCCGGAGGTGGCGGCGAGGCCGGTGTCGCGGGCGCGCTCCATCGCGGCCCGGCGGACCGGTTCCGTGAACATGTCATAACCGAGCGCCGCCCGGTTTCGGCGATCTTGCGGCTCCAGGTAGAGAATGGTGTGGTATTCGTCGCGGGGGCTCTCCGGCCAGATTTTGAAGCTTGGGATCTCTTGTCTGATTTCGGCGACCGTTTTTTCGACCTGATCGGGCGGGACCCTTTTTGTGAAGCCGATCCCCTGGATGCCGGGATAGTGGCTCTGTAATTCGAGCCGGGAGATGTAGCTGTGAAACGTTTCCCGGTCGGTCCGGCCGGTGGCGGTGAAAAGCGCCGCCGTCCCGCGAAGCGAGGAGATGTAGGTGTCGATCCGGACGGCGATGGCATTTTGGGAGCGTTGAACGATATTCTGGAAGCGCTCCCGGTCTTTGGTCTCCGCGAGCGAGAAGACATACCATGTCGCCAGGCCGGTCAAGGCGAGCGAAATAAAGAGGACGCACCCGGGAAGGAACGCGCGATCAGAGGGGAGCTCTTTTGATTTTAGATCGCCATAAAGTTGATTTTTTAAGTTCACTTTATATAAGGGGTTTAAGTTCTTAATCGACAACGGACCCCCCATCATAATACGTGTGCGAAAGAGAAGTAAAGCCAGACGCTGTAGGGGCGAGGCGGTGCCTCGCCCTACGGCCGGGCGACGCATGCGTCGCCCCTACGTTAAACCGGTCTTCCTTATGGATGATCGGTGGAAAGGAGTGTTATACTGGGCCTCTATCGAGCGGCGGGTGGTTCGATCAAACGGGAGAAAGGTGCGTGGATGGCTTCAGTCATGCGACGTTAACGGCGATGCTCGCCCTGGTGGGGACGGTGATCATCATCGCCGCGCTTCTCTCCGGGCTCATTGAGCGAAGCGGCCTTCCCCAGGTGGCCGCCTTTCTCGGCTTGGGGGCGGTGTTGGGGCCGGGCGGGTTGAATTTGTTCGACGTAAGATTAGGGTCCCCCCTTCTTCAGATCGTGGCGACCCTCAGCCTGGTTCTCGTTCTTTTTACCGATGCGGTCTCGCTGAACCTCAAAGAGGTCCGGCGCCATCTGAATTTGGTCCTGCTGGTGCTCGGTCCGGGGACGTTGCTCTCCGCCTTCCTCGTTGCCTATGCCGCCTGGCGGTTGCTCGATCTTCCCTTCGCTGCCGCCGCGATTCTGGGGGCCGCCCTGGCGTCGACTGATCCGGTGCTTCTGCGGGGGGTGCTCAAAGGGGAGTTTCTTCCCGCTCCGGTCCGCCAGGCGCTTCGCCTGGAGAGCGGGCTCAACGATGCGGTGCTCTTGCCGGTGGTGTTGATCGGCATGGTCTTTCTCGGCGATCGTTCTTTGGGCGCGTCCGATTGGGCGAGTTTCGGCCTCTCGCTTTTCTTGCTCGGTCCCGTCGCCGGGATGGCGGTCGGTTTTCTGGCGGTCAGCGCGTTGGTGATGATGCGGAACCGGTTCGGCGTCCGGCGCGACTACGAATCGATCTATTCGTTGGGGGTGGTTTTTGCGGCTTACGCCGGGGCCGAAGCGGTCCATGGAAGCGGATTTCTTGCGGCCTTCGCCGCCGGAATGACGATCGCGGCCCTGGACGTCGAGCTCTGCGACTGCTTTCTGGAATACGGGGAGACGACCGCCGAGATGACCCTCCTCTTTACCTTCATCCTCTTTGGAACCTCGCTGATTTGGAGCGGCTTTACCGTTCTTGATGGGCGAATCCTCGTCTTTGCCGCCCTGACGATTCTGATCCGGCCGGTCGCTTTCCTCTCCTCGCTCGCCGGCTTCCGATTGGCTTGGAAAGATCGCCTTACGATCGCCTGGTTCGGGCCGCGGGGGTTAAGCTCGCTTCTTCTTGTTCTGCTTCCGGTGTTTGCCGGTCTTCCAGGAAGCGATCGACTCTTTTCCATCACCTGCGCGGTGGTGCTGCTGTCGATCGTCCTGCACGGCGGCTCGTTGATGTGGCTTGGGAAGGGGGCGCGCCCGTCGCGTGCGCCTCAAGCGGCGATCGAACCGATGGCCCCCGCGCCCCCTCCTTCCGCGGGATTGGAAGAGCAACCTGGTCGGGATCTGATCTCGATCGAGGAGATGCGGCAGATTCAGGAGGCCGGAGGGCCGGTGGTCATCCTCGATGCCCGGACGGAACGATCCTATCAAGGGAACAATGAAAATGCGGCGGGGACGATCCGTTTTCTACCCGAACAAGCGGTGGGGCCGCAGGCCAAAGCGCTCGGTCTCCCGCGGGAAGCGTTGCTGATTCCGTTCTGCGCCTGCCCCAACGATCAAACCAGCATTCGTGTGGCGCAGGAGCTTCGGCAGGCGGGATGGCCCCGCGCCCGCGCCCTCGAAGGGGGATGGGAGGCCTGGAAGAAAAGCGGGCTTCCGACGGTGGAACGCAAGTGAAGGGATCTCCCCAATCGCGAGAGATCCCTCCATCCGAACTACAATGCCCTCATGAAGGCCGCCAGCTCTTTTTTCTCTTCCTGATTCAATTTCAGCTCCAAGACCAGGTTGAAAAATTCCACGGTATCTTCCAGCGTCGGCAGCCTTCCGTCGTGCAGGTAGGGGGGAGAGTCTTTGATCCCCCGAAGCGCGAACGATTTGATCGGACCGTCGGCCTCCGCCCCGAATCGCTCCAATTGAAGATCGTGCATGTTGTGATTTGTGTAGGCGGGGGGCGAATGGCACTCGACGCAGCGGGCCTTTCCGAAGAAGAGGGCCTCTCCTCGGATCTCTTGAGGGGACGCTTTTCGCTTGTCGAGCCGTCCGGAGGAATCGAGCTTCGGCGCCGGCGGGAAGTCGATCATGCTCTGCATCTGCCCCATGTGAGCGACCAGCAGCCGATCGATTAAATTGAGCCCTTTTTTCATCCCCCGAATCGGGTCGCCGTTGAAATAAGCGGTCCGCTGCTCGAATTCGGTAAAGTCTTCGACCGACCGGATGCTCCGCTTCGACCCGTGGATCTGCTGCGCGAACATCCCGCGAAGGCTCGGTGTTTCGATTCGAAGCCGGTCTTTTTAAGGGCGGGTGTCGGGGTTGAGATGGAACTGGCCGGTCGTGTGGAAGTTCACATGGCAATCGAGGCAGGTAATCCCCAGACTCGGCTTGTCCGATTTTCGGTCGTGCGTCGCGTTGAACTCCTCTTGCGCGAATTGCGTCGCCAGCATCCGAAGGCCATCGAACTGCGCCGCCGTGACCAGCCCTCGAAAGAGCCGGTCGATGTTCTCAATACTCAGGACCTCTCCCTGTGAGACGTCGCCGAGCTCCGGATGGGTGGTGAGAAAAATCGGGGGAGGAAATTCGGGGAGGAAACATTCGGGAAGATCGAAGTCGACATCAAAGCGCTCCAGGCGGGGGAATTCCTCGATCTGGATTTGGGGGAAGACCATTCCTCCCACCTCGTGTTTCACATGGGGGAGACGGCGGAAGCCGGCCGGGAAAAGATTTTTCTCCTTGATCTCTTCAGGGGTCATCTGTCCGAGCGTCTCCCAGGTGACCCCCTCTTTCAACCGGACGGCCGGGCCGATCGGCTGCGGCTTTCCTTTCGTCATCACGATCCCGGAGACGGTTTTACAGTCGGTTTGATAGCGATCGTTCAGAAGCTTCTTCTGCCGCGCCATCACCTTCGGTTTGTCGGCGATATCCTTTTCCTTTACATTGCGGAAGTTTTCCTGCGGGTCTTGACCCGGCGGGGCGCCGAACACGTCATAATAAAAGTCGACCCCGTCGAACCCCTTTTTCTTGGTCTCTTC encodes the following:
- a CDS encoding CHASE domain-containing protein — translated: MSIKNLNPLYKVNLKNQLYGDLKSKELPSDRAFLPGCVLFISLALTGLATWYVFSLAETKDRERFQNIVQRSQNAIAVRIDTYISSLRGTAALFTATGRTDRETFHSYISRLELQSHYPGIQGIGFTKRVPPDQVEKTVAEIRQEIPSFKIWPESPRDEYHTILYLEPQDRRNRAALGYDMFTEPVRRAAMERARDTGLAATSGKVTLVQEIDSEKQAGFLIYLPIYEPGAAPETINQRRAALNGFVYSPFRAGDLLVGIFGGETRPRVDFEVFDGPEPRPENRLYRSREADPDERRPRYSTTTRLNVWGQTWTLLFTTRPAFDLGSNRGVALPIFIVGSIVSFTLFGITRSQVKARAAADRNAAELETLNRVAISLSAETDLQKLVQIVTDAGTKLSGAAFGAFFYNLIDVKGETYTLYTLSGVPREAFAKFPMPRNTAVFGPTFRGEGVVRLDDVTKDPRYGKNAPYAGMPEGHLPVKSYLAVPVLSRSGTVLGGLFFGHSAPGRFTERHERLLLSIASHAAIAIDKARLIETAEQEQKKAEESERQYRLLAEVMPQLVWTSTPEGRVDWCNQRWYEATGLTAEETLGSGGLKAIHPDDRQRTRDRWRAAILTGTPHEVEFRLQSPFGGYRWYLSRGLPLKDASGRIIRWFGTCTDIDDRKRAEAEAREASRVKSEFVSNVSHELRTPLNAIIGYSSLLRDETFGALIDDQKQPVEGVLKNGKELLNLINNLLDLSKIESGKMPVDLEKIDLVPLLEEIVSGMQPLIDEKSLSVVYRMTPLPEIESDPNKLKQIFVNLISNAIKFTEKGEIILLATEKPEEEGIEIAVQDTGIGIPPDELARIFDAFHQADATSTRKFGGTGLGLAIVKELTGLLNGRIGVESELDKGATFTLFLPYRWKEDDKDPQKG
- a CDS encoding cation:proton antiporter, which encodes MDGFSHATLTAMLALVGTVIIIAALLSGLIERSGLPQVAAFLGLGAVLGPGGLNLFDVRLGSPLLQIVATLSLVLVLFTDAVSLNLKEVRRHLNLVLLVLGPGTLLSAFLVAYAAWRLLDLPFAAAAILGAALASTDPVLLRGVLKGEFLPAPVRQALRLESGLNDAVLLPVVLIGMVFLGDRSLGASDWASFGLSLFLLGPVAGMAVGFLAVSALVMMRNRFGVRRDYESIYSLGVVFAAYAGAEAVHGSGFLAAFAAGMTIAALDVELCDCFLEYGETTAEMTLLFTFILFGTSLIWSGFTVLDGRILVFAALTILIRPVAFLSSLAGFRLAWKDRLTIAWFGPRGLSSLLLVLLPVFAGLPGSDRLFSITCAVVLLSIVLHGGSLMWLGKGARPSRAPQAAIEPMAPAPPPSAGLEEQPGRDLISIEEMRQIQEAGGPVVILDARTERSYQGNNENAAGTIRFLPEQAVGPQAKALGLPREALLIPFCACPNDQTSIRVAQELRQAGWPRARALEGGWEAWKKSGLPTVERK